In Saccharothrix violaceirubra, the following are encoded in one genomic region:
- a CDS encoding MbtH family protein produces the protein MTNPFDDPEGRFHVLVNHEDQHSLWPSFAEIPAGWTAVFGPETRDACVAYVEENWTDLRPKSLR, from the coding sequence ATGACGAACCCGTTCGACGACCCCGAAGGCCGCTTCCACGTCCTGGTCAACCACGAGGACCAGCACTCGCTGTGGCCGTCGTTCGCCGAGATCCCGGCCGGCTGGACCGCCGTGTTCGGGCCGGAGACCCGCGACGCCTGCGTGGCGTACGTGGAGGAGAACTGGACCGACCTGCGGCCGAAGAGCCTGCGCTGA
- a CDS encoding FecCD family ABC transporter permease: protein MSRDAIRGFGLAVSFAVLVLVMLASLWIGTKDIPFTDTWRLLFADDGTGDAALVRAVRVPRALLGVLAGAALGLAGALMQSLTRNPLADPGLLGVNMGAAAAIVTAIAFFGVTHPTGYVWFALVGAAIAATACYVLGASGRSTPTPDRLVLSGAALTSVLYAYVSGVLLLFPHAFDSFRFWNVGSLAGRTFEIIGQTAPFILPGVLITFLLAKSLTVLALGDEAGRALGAHAGRTRAFGILSITLMAGAATAAVGPIGFVGLTVPHVARMIGGTDQRWVLAYSAVLAPILLLVGDVVGRVVIAPQEMEVGIVTAFLGAPVFIALCRRRKLASL, encoded by the coding sequence GTGTCACGCGACGCGATCCGCGGCTTCGGCCTGGCGGTGTCGTTCGCCGTGCTGGTCCTGGTGATGCTGGCCAGTCTGTGGATCGGCACCAAGGACATCCCGTTCACCGACACCTGGCGCCTGCTGTTCGCCGACGACGGCACCGGCGACGCGGCCCTCGTGCGGGCGGTGCGCGTGCCGCGGGCCCTGCTCGGCGTGCTGGCCGGTGCGGCGTTGGGCCTGGCGGGCGCGCTCATGCAGTCGTTGACCCGCAACCCGCTCGCCGATCCCGGTCTGCTCGGCGTGAACATGGGCGCGGCGGCGGCGATCGTGACGGCCATCGCCTTCTTCGGTGTCACGCACCCGACGGGCTACGTCTGGTTCGCCCTTGTCGGCGCGGCGATCGCGGCGACCGCCTGCTACGTCCTGGGCGCGTCCGGTCGGAGCACACCCACCCCCGACCGGCTCGTGCTCAGCGGCGCGGCGTTGACGTCCGTGCTGTACGCCTACGTGTCCGGGGTGCTGCTGCTGTTCCCGCACGCCTTCGACTCGTTCCGGTTCTGGAACGTCGGTTCGCTGGCCGGGCGGACTTTCGAGATCATCGGCCAGACGGCGCCGTTCATCCTGCCCGGCGTACTGATCACGTTCCTGCTGGCGAAAAGCCTCACCGTGCTGGCGCTGGGCGACGAGGCCGGTCGGGCGCTGGGCGCCCACGCGGGCCGCACCCGGGCGTTCGGCATCCTGTCGATCACGCTCATGGCCGGTGCCGCCACGGCCGCGGTCGGCCCCATCGGCTTCGTGGGCCTGACCGTGCCGCACGTGGCCCGCATGATCGGCGGCACCGACCAGCGCTGGGTGCTGGCCTACTCGGCGGTGCTCGCGCCGATCCTGCTGCTGGTGGGCGACGTGGTCGGCCGGGTGGTGATCGCGCCCCAGGAGATGGAGGTCGGCATCGTGACCGCGTTCCTGGGCGCGCCGGTGTTCATCGCCCTGTGCCGGCGGCGGAAGTTGGCCTCGCTGTGA
- a CDS encoding FecCD family ABC transporter permease — protein sequence MKTLRAATLSVRVHERTAFVATALALLVVGVGLLTLVTGDFPLTVGEVVDTFLGRGDGASEFVVFTLRLPRLVTGLLVGAALALSGAVLQSLSRNPLAGPDIIGFTQGSATGAIAVIVLAQGGMTAVAAGSAVTGVLTSIVVYLLALKRGVHGFRLVLIGIGVNAMMLAVNSYLITRATLESALAAQSWLVGGLNNRGWDHAATVAVVLVVLVPLALVLQRRLALLEMGDTTAIGLGVDAGRTRLALLAISVGLAAVATAAAGPIAFVALAAPQVARRLTACPGPGLASSALTGALLLAAGDFAVQRLFPTAQLPVGIATGAVGGLYLVWLLAGEWRKGSGR from the coding sequence GTGAAGACTCTGCGCGCGGCGACGCTGTCCGTCCGGGTGCACGAGCGCACGGCGTTCGTGGCCACCGCGTTGGCGTTGCTGGTCGTCGGGGTCGGACTTCTCACGTTGGTCACCGGGGACTTCCCGCTGACCGTCGGCGAGGTCGTCGACACGTTCCTGGGGCGGGGTGACGGGGCGTCGGAGTTCGTCGTCTTCACGTTGCGCCTGCCGCGGTTGGTCACGGGGTTGTTGGTGGGCGCGGCTTTGGCGCTCAGCGGCGCGGTGTTGCAGAGCCTGTCCCGCAACCCGTTGGCCGGGCCGGACATCATCGGGTTCACGCAGGGCTCGGCCACCGGTGCGATCGCGGTGATCGTGCTCGCGCAGGGTGGCATGACGGCGGTGGCCGCGGGGTCGGCGGTGACCGGTGTGCTGACGTCGATCGTCGTGTACCTGTTGGCGCTCAAGCGGGGCGTGCACGGATTTCGGCTCGTGCTCATCGGCATCGGCGTCAACGCGATGATGCTCGCGGTCAACTCCTACCTGATCACCCGGGCCACGCTGGAGAGTGCGCTTGCCGCGCAGTCCTGGCTGGTCGGCGGGTTGAACAACCGGGGCTGGGACCACGCGGCGACGGTGGCGGTCGTGTTGGTGGTCCTGGTTCCTCTCGCGTTGGTGCTGCAACGGCGTCTCGCTTTGCTGGAGATGGGTGACACGACCGCGATCGGGCTCGGTGTGGACGCCGGGCGGACGCGGTTGGCGTTGCTCGCGATCAGCGTGGGACTGGCCGCCGTGGCGACCGCCGCCGCCGGGCCGATCGCGTTCGTCGCGCTGGCCGCGCCGCAGGTGGCCCGGCGGCTCACCGCGTGCCCCGGTCCGGGGCTGGCGTCCTCGGCGTTGACCGGCGCGCTGCTGCTGGCGGCCGGGGATTTCGCGGTGCAACGGCTCTTCCCGACGGCCCAGCTCCCGGTCGGCATCGCCACCGGCGCGGTCGGCGGTCTGTACCTGGTGTGGCTGCTCGCGGGCGAGTGGCGGAAGGGGAGTGGGCGATGA
- a CDS encoding ABC transporter ATP-binding protein translates to MTRLVGTELTLAYDERIVVEGLDVEIPDGSFTVIVGPNACGKSTVLKALARMLKPQGGTVLLDGAAISSYKSKEVARRLGLLPQSSIAPGGITVGELVARGRYPHQKLLRQWSTEDEVVTGEAMRSTGVHDLADRLVDELSGGQRQRVWLAMVLAQQTSILLLDEPTTFLDIAHQVEVLDLCADLHDTGRHTLVAVLHDLNQACRYATHLIAMKPGEGVVAQGNPADIVTAELVADVFGLPCRVITDPETETPLVVPLRRQRALVG, encoded by the coding sequence ATGACCCGGCTGGTCGGCACGGAACTGACCCTGGCCTACGACGAGCGGATCGTCGTGGAGGGCCTCGACGTGGAGATCCCGGACGGTTCCTTCACCGTCATCGTCGGGCCCAACGCGTGCGGCAAGTCCACCGTGCTCAAGGCGTTGGCGCGGATGCTCAAGCCCCAGGGCGGCACGGTCCTGCTCGACGGGGCGGCGATCTCGTCCTACAAGTCGAAGGAAGTGGCCCGGCGGTTGGGGTTGTTGCCGCAGTCCTCGATCGCGCCCGGGGGGATCACGGTCGGCGAGCTGGTCGCCCGGGGGCGGTACCCGCATCAGAAGTTGTTGCGGCAGTGGTCGACCGAGGACGAGGTGGTGACCGGCGAGGCCATGCGGTCGACCGGGGTGCACGACCTGGCGGACCGGTTGGTGGACGAGCTGTCCGGTGGTCAGCGGCAGCGGGTGTGGCTGGCGATGGTGTTGGCGCAGCAGACCTCGATTTTGCTGCTGGACGAGCCGACCACGTTCCTGGACATCGCGCACCAGGTCGAGGTGCTTGATCTGTGTGCCGACCTGCACGACACGGGGCGGCATACGTTGGTGGCCGTGTTGCACGACCTCAACCAGGCGTGCCGGTACGCCACCCACCTGATCGCGATGAAGCCGGGCGAAGGCGTTGTGGCCCAGGGGAACCCGGCGGACATCGTGACGGCGGAGTTGGTGGCGGACGTGTTCGGGTTGCCCTGCCGGGTGATCACCGATCCGGAGACGGAGACGCCTCTGGTGGTGCCGTTGCGGCGACAGCGGGCACTCGTGGGTTGA